GGCCCGCGACCGTGGTCGCGAAATGGCGCCGGGTGCGTCCGGGCCCTTCTCCGATCCGGCGCCGCCAGCGCCTGCCGTACTTGCGGCGCATGATGGCGTTGTCGGCGTTGCCCGCCTGCGCCCGGACGCTGGCGAGGAAACCCGCTGGGCGCACCGGGTGTTCGGTGATCCGGCTCCCGGTGACCAGGCGCCACCCCATCGCCTGCACGCGCAGCGCGAGATCGGCGTCCTCCCGGAATGCCCGGGGGAACTCCTCGTCGAACCCGCCGCACGCGTCGAGGACCTCCCTGCGGTACGCCATGTCCGCGGTGATCCACCACGCGGTGGTCAGGCCCGCCGTGCCGCGCTCCCAGTCGGTGGGGCGACGATCACCCGGCAGCGGAACCCTGATCGTCGCCTGGCAGGCGCCCACATCGCTGCCCACGTCCAGGTCCTCGGCGATCTGCTCCCGCCACGACGGGTCCGGGACCACGTCGTCGTCCAGGAACACGACCCACTCGGAATCCGCGATGCGCCACCCCGCGTTGCGAGCGGCTGCCGGCCCCCGGCCGCCCGATCGCACCGTCCAGACGGGAAGTTCGGTCTCCGGCAGTTCCAGCGGTGCTGCCGGCTGCGGGCGGTCGTCGACGACGAGCACTTCCTCCGGTGGTTGACCCGTGTTCGCGTCCAGTGCCCTCAGCACCGTCGCCAGGCTCGCGCGTCCGGTCGTGGGAATCACCACCGCGTACCGGGGCCGCTGCGCGCTCACCGCGCACCGCCCTGACGCCGCACCGCGAACGGCCCGATGGCCAGCAGATCGATCGCCGAGGAGCCGAAGCACTCCAGCGCGTCGGCCGGGCTGTCCACCATCGGCCGCCCGGCGGTGTTGAAGCTGGTGTTGATCAGGGTCGGCAACCCCGTGCGGTCGTGGAACGAATCCAGCAGCCTGGCCAGCAGCGGTTCCCGCTCGCGGTCGACGGTCTGCGGCCGGGCCGTGCCGTCGACGTGCACCGCTGCCGGGATCCGGTCCTGCCAGCCCGGCACAACGTCGTGCACGAAGAGCATGTACGGGCTCGGCAGCGGCCCGCGGGAGAACAGCTCGCCGGCCCGCTCGGCCAGCGTCATCGGGGCCACCGGGCGGAACTGCTCGCGTCCCTTGATGTCGTTGAGCCGTTCGACGTTGGCGGCGTGGCCCGGGTGCGCGAGCAACGAGCGGTGCCCGAGAGCGCGCGGGCCGAACTCGCTTCGCCCCTGGAACCAGCCGACCGCTTCGTCCCGCGCCAGCGCTTCGGCCGCGACCTCGGCGATGTCGTCCGGTCGCTCGTACCGGACGTGGGCGGTCTTGAGCAGTTCCTCGATCTCCGCATCGGACCACTCGCGCCCCAGGTCCGCTCCGGGCATCGGGGACACCGCGACACCGTTCTCCGCAGCGTGGTGCAGCGCCGCGCCGAGCGCCGTTCCCGCATCGCCCGCCGCCGGCTGCACCCACACCTGCCGGAAGCGTCCGGCCGTGGCCAGCCGCGTGTTCGCCACGCAGTTGAGCGCGACACCGCCGGCCAGCGCCAAGCAGTCCTGTCCGGTCCGCTCGTGCAGCCACCCGGCCACGTCGAGCAGGACCTCCTCCAGCCTGGCCTGAACGCTGGCGGCGAGTTGCGCGTGCACTTCGTCCAGCGAATCGCCCGGGCCACGGCGCGGCGCCCACCGATCCCACTCGATCTCGCCGATCTCGTAGAGCCCTTCTCCGTCGCTCCGGACGAGTTCGGTGAAGTCCGGCAGGAAGGTCGGTTTCGCGTACGAGGCCAGCGCCATGACCTTGTACTCGTCGCTGGAGCGGTGAAAACCCAGGTGTTCGGTCAGTTCCTCGTACATCAGCCCGAGGGAGTGCGGCAACGGCTGCGTGGCGAGCACCCGCAACCGGCCGTCGACGTACTCCCCGGCCAGGGCCGAGGTGCTCTCCCCGCGTCCGTCGACGGTCAGCACCGCGCAATCGCCGAACGGTGCGGCCAACCCGGCCGACGCCGCGTGCGCGACGTGGTGCGGCACGAAGTGCACGATCTCCGGGTCGAGTCCGGGCAGTGCGGTGCGGAGGAAGTACGGCGCTCGAAGCGCGAAGGTGGTGCGCAGGTGTTCCCATTCCGAATCCACTCCGGACACCGCGTGGTCCACCAGCCGCGGGTCGTAGGAGCAGGCGACGGCGTCGAGCTCCGACGCCGCGATCCCGGCCTGCCGCAGGCACCACGCGGCGGCCTGCTCGGGTTGTTCCCAGGCCGAGAACGGAACCGGCTGCTTCCCGTGCTTGCGGCGGGAGAAGCGTTCCTCCTCCGCGGCCGCCACGATGCGTCCGTCCACGACCAGCGCGGCCGCCGGGTCGTGGAAAACAGCGTTGATCCCGAGGATTCGCACGGTGTTCTCCTCCTGCGGGTGCGGATGTTCCGGTGGGAGGCCGGACTCGGAGCGGCCATGCCTACATCGCTACCCTGCGAAGCGACTCCTAAACGCAACACGCCTGGTGAGCGGTCGAATGCGCGCCAGTCGCTCACGGTCCGCAGCTGACTGGCATGCGCACGGCAGCGCTCGGGTAGTCGATGCGAAGCGGCGGTTCAGGAGGTGTTGTGCGAGTTCTGATCACGGGATGGCCCAGTTTCCTGCACGGTGAAGCGACCGCGGGTGACGTGCTGAGCATGCAGCACCTGGCGGCTGAGCTGACGGCGCGGGACATCCGCAACGAGACGGCGTGGAGCCCGCGGTTCGTGCCCGGCACACTCGGTCTCGACG
This portion of the Saccharopolyspora antimicrobica genome encodes:
- a CDS encoding carbamoyltransferase family protein, translating into MRILGINAVFHDPAAALVVDGRIVAAAEEERFSRRKHGKQPVPFSAWEQPEQAAAWCLRQAGIAASELDAVACSYDPRLVDHAVSGVDSEWEHLRTTFALRAPYFLRTALPGLDPEIVHFVPHHVAHAASAGLAAPFGDCAVLTVDGRGESTSALAGEYVDGRLRVLATQPLPHSLGLMYEELTEHLGFHRSSDEYKVMALASYAKPTFLPDFTELVRSDGEGLYEIGEIEWDRWAPRRGPGDSLDEVHAQLAASVQARLEEVLLDVAGWLHERTGQDCLALAGGVALNCVANTRLATAGRFRQVWVQPAAGDAGTALGAALHHAAENGVAVSPMPGADLGREWSDAEIEELLKTAHVRYERPDDIAEVAAEALARDEAVGWFQGRSEFGPRALGHRSLLAHPGHAANVERLNDIKGREQFRPVAPMTLAERAGELFSRGPLPSPYMLFVHDVVPGWQDRIPAAVHVDGTARPQTVDREREPLLARLLDSFHDRTGLPTLINTSFNTAGRPMVDSPADALECFGSSAIDLLAIGPFAVRRQGGAR